The genomic DNA GCCTCGTTGATGAGCCGGCTCAGGGGGTACGACAGTTCGGCCTCGAATTCGGTGGCCGCGGCGGTGGTGGCGGCCCATTCGATCTCCAGCACCGGTAGGAGGGACTCGGCCTTCGGTGTCAGGCTGATGATCCGCTGACGCGCGTCGTCGCCCGGGGCGACGGTGACCAGTCCGTCTCTGGTCATCTGGGCCACGGTCTGGCTCGCCGCCGAGTGGGTCACGCCGAGCGCGCTTGCCAGGTCGCGGATGGAGCGGGGGCCGGAGGCGGCCAGGGTCCGGATGACCGGGGTGAACCGTGGCCGGAAGCCGTCCAGCCCGAGGCTCGGGTAGAGGCCGACGATGCCGGCGTCCAGCAGGTCGAGCAGGTGGCGCAGGCGGGTGCCGAGTAGCTCCGGCCCAGGCGCGGAGGAATCCATTCGCCTAATGTAACAGCGCTGTCGTATTGTCGTCGCTCCTACCCGCGATTCCGAAGGGACCCACCCATGGCCACGTCCTACCCTCCGATCGAGCCGTACGACCACGGCATGCTCGACACCGGCGACGGCAACCTCGTCTACTGGGAGGTCTGCGGCAACCCGGACGGCAAGCCCGCCCTCGTCGTCCACGGAGGGCCCGGGTCAGGGTGCTCCACCAATGTCCGCCGGACCTTCGACCCCGCGCGTTACCGGATCGTCCTGTTCGACCAGCGCGGCTGCGGGCGGAGCACACCGCACGCGAGTGACCCCGCGACCGACATGAGCCTCAACACCACCGAGCACCTGCTGGCCGACATGGAGCGGCTCCGCGAGCACCTCGGCATCGACCGCTGGCTGCTGTACGGCGGTTCGTGGGGTTCCACGTTGATCCTCGCCTATG from Streptosporangium sp. NBC_01756 includes the following:
- a CDS encoding MarR family winged helix-turn-helix transcriptional regulator, with amino-acid sequence MDSSAPGPELLGTRLRHLLDLLDAGIVGLYPSLGLDGFRPRFTPVIRTLAASGPRSIRDLASALGVTHSAASQTVAQMTRDGLVTVAPGDDARQRIISLTPKAESLLPVLEIEWAATTAAATEFEAELSYPLSRLINEALDALHRRPMHQRITAMAELIDQPRAEPTP